From a region of the Candidatus Edwardsbacteria bacterium genome:
- a CDS encoding tRNA 4-thiouridine(8) synthase ThiI, whose product MKCLSLLSGGLDSILAAKVIMEQGIEVIGVCFVTPFFGPDNARNAAKTLGIQLVEHDFTGEYFAMMKSPRYGFGGNMNPCIDCHGLMLKTAHGLLEKYQASFLITGEVLGERPMSQTRGGLNAVLKLSADRELVLRPLSAKLLELTKPEREGWVDREKLYDFSGRGRKRQEELVKSFGIKDYPQPAGGCLLTEERYSQRLKELIEHEGLTRHDAELLSIGRHFRLDNKTKLIVGRNKSENQRLLDMAGSDDTVIRPAENIKGPVGIIRGEISDDILQTAGKILARYCDRLEDQAVGINIYRNDKKDSFSVMKPHEEFVLKWQI is encoded by the coding sequence GTGAAGTGCTTATCACTTCTCTCCGGGGGCTTAGACAGCATACTGGCAGCAAAAGTCATCATGGAGCAGGGAATCGAGGTGATCGGTGTCTGTTTTGTCACGCCTTTCTTCGGACCGGACAATGCCCGGAATGCGGCCAAAACTCTTGGGATCCAACTGGTAGAGCACGATTTCACCGGGGAATACTTCGCCATGATGAAAAGCCCCCGCTACGGCTTCGGGGGCAACATGAATCCCTGTATAGACTGTCACGGCCTGATGCTGAAAACGGCCCACGGTCTTTTGGAAAAATACCAGGCCTCATTCCTGATCACCGGAGAGGTATTGGGAGAGCGGCCCATGTCCCAGACCAGAGGCGGACTCAATGCCGTACTCAAATTATCCGCCGACCGGGAACTGGTGCTGCGCCCATTATCCGCCAAACTTCTGGAACTTACCAAACCGGAACGGGAGGGTTGGGTGGATAGGGAAAAACTTTACGACTTTTCCGGCCGGGGCCGCAAACGTCAGGAGGAGCTGGTCAAAAGCTTTGGGATAAAGGATTATCCCCAGCCGGCCGGTGGTTGTCTGCTGACCGAGGAAAGATATTCCCAGCGCCTGAAGGAACTCATCGAACACGAAGGATTGACCCGTCATGATGCCGAATTATTAAGCATTGGCCGCCATTTCCGGCTGGATAATAAAACCAAGCTGATAGTGGGACGCAATAAGTCGGAGAACCAGCGCCTATTGGATATGGCAGGAAGCGATGATACCGTTATCCGCCCGGCCGAGAATATCAAGGGCCCGGTGGGCATCATCCGCGGGGAGATATCCGATGATATTTTACAGACCGCTGGGAAGATACTAGCCAGATATTGCGACCGTCTGGAGGACCAGGCGGTAGGAATAAATATCTATCGCAACGATAAAAAGGATAGTTTTTCGGTGATGAAACCTCACGAGGAATTTGTTTTAAAGTGGCAGATATGA
- a CDS encoding KamA family radical SAM protein → MNYKKENIQRLFEANPTIHGILKEAENYLIAKNLLVVYLDEMVRMLHLDVIAPKSLEWSLQISCIYALRKLISARSENLAKFSIMKLLWQLTRDDSKDLPENLSDAFLEDLRHIFMGTTGKSRVYDQEIYSTSANMHGRESAVQRSDQLDAVALRCEGFIKRYASGLEPDVKKARQQNRDRILKKLNASLDDWNDHRWQMKNIVRNAEQLSSLIDLSDEEKKSIDKAKSGALPFGITPFYVSLMDQDPSRKNDHAVRAQVIPPANYVKKMLKNKEDHTHSLDFMLENDTSPIDLITRRYPRIVILKPYNTCSQICVYCQRNWEIEDVLCPEAMADPDKLEQAIGWIADHPMINEVLITGGDPLVMEDQQIDDVLLNLSRIDHVERIRIGSRTLVVLPQRITDNLIDIIAKYHQPGKREVAIVTHFEHPYEITEDSLKVVQKFKQKGMSVYNQAVFTVENSRRFELVALRRALRLIGVDPYYTFNTKGKEETRNYRVPLARLQQEVKEEARLFPGLVRTDEPVYNVPRLGKNYVRAEQHHTLLTIMPDGSRIYEFHPWEKKLALVDTYIDSDVPIYDYLQELKRRGENIEDYRTIYYYF, encoded by the coding sequence ATGAATTATAAAAAAGAAAATATCCAGCGCCTGTTCGAGGCCAATCCCACCATCCACGGGATATTGAAGGAGGCCGAAAACTATCTAATAGCCAAAAACCTTTTGGTGGTCTATCTGGACGAGATGGTCCGGATGCTGCACCTCGATGTCATAGCGCCCAAGAGTCTGGAATGGTCGCTGCAGATAAGCTGCATCTACGCCTTGCGCAAGTTAATCTCGGCCCGCAGCGAGAACCTGGCCAAGTTCAGCATAATGAAACTGCTGTGGCAACTGACCCGGGATGACAGTAAGGATCTTCCTGAAAATCTTTCCGACGCTTTCTTGGAGGATCTGAGGCACATATTCATGGGCACCACCGGGAAAAGCCGGGTCTATGACCAGGAGATATATTCCACTTCGGCCAACATGCACGGACGGGAATCCGCCGTTCAGCGGTCGGACCAGCTGGACGCCGTGGCTCTGCGCTGCGAAGGTTTCATAAAAAGGTATGCTTCGGGCCTGGAACCGGATGTTAAAAAGGCCAGGCAACAAAACCGGGACCGGATATTAAAAAAGCTCAATGCTTCTTTGGATGACTGGAACGATCACCGCTGGCAGATGAAGAATATCGTCCGCAACGCGGAACAGCTTTCCAGCCTGATCGATCTGAGCGATGAGGAGAAAAAATCAATAGATAAGGCTAAATCCGGGGCCCTGCCTTTCGGCATCACTCCATTTTACGTCTCACTGATGGACCAGGATCCATCCCGTAAAAACGATCACGCCGTCAGGGCCCAGGTGATCCCGCCGGCCAATTACGTAAAAAAAATGCTAAAGAACAAGGAGGATCACACCCATTCCCTCGACTTTATGCTGGAAAACGACACCTCGCCCATAGACCTGATAACCCGGCGCTATCCCCGGATCGTGATCCTTAAACCATACAACACCTGCAGCCAGATCTGCGTCTACTGCCAGCGCAACTGGGAGATAGAGGACGTGCTATGCCCGGAGGCCATGGCCGACCCGGACAAGCTGGAGCAGGCCATCGGGTGGATAGCAGACCATCCCATGATCAACGAGGTGCTGATCACCGGGGGAGATCCCCTGGTGATGGAAGATCAGCAGATTGATGATGTGCTGTTGAACCTTTCCCGGATCGATCATGTGGAAAGGATACGGATAGGCTCCCGGACCCTGGTGGTGCTGCCCCAGAGGATCACCGACAACCTGATAGATATCATCGCCAAATATCACCAGCCGGGAAAAAGAGAGGTGGCGATAGTCACCCATTTCGAGCATCCCTACGAGATTACCGAGGACTCGCTTAAAGTGGTGCAGAAATTTAAGCAGAAGGGGATGTCGGTCTACAACCAGGCGGTGTTCACCGTGGAGAATAGTCGGCGTTTCGAATTGGTAGCCCTGCGCCGGGCACTGCGATTGATAGGAGTGGATCCCTATTATACCTTCAACACCAAGGGCAAGGAGGAGACCCGCAACTACCGGGTGCCGCTGGCCCGTCTGCAGCAGGAGGTCAAGGAGGAGGCCCGGTTGTTCCCCGGTCTGGTGCGAACCGATGAGCCGGTGTATAACGTTCCCCGGCTGGGCAAGAACTACGTTCGGGCCGAGCAGCACCATACCTTGCTGACCATCATGCCCGATGGGAGCCGGATCTATGAGTTCCACCCCTGGGAGAAGAAACTGGCGTTGGTGGATACCTACATAGATTCCGATGTGCCGATCTACGATTATTTGCAGGAATTGAAGCGGCGGGGAGAGAACATCGAGGATTACCGCACCATCTATTATTATTTTTGA